One genomic region from Thermoleptolyngbya sichuanensis A183 encodes:
- a CDS encoding CBS domain-containing protein, producing MDLILCHTTADFDTLGAAVGLSRLWAGARIVLTGGSHPAVKEFLALHRDEYALIERRAVNPQNIRAIAVVDTQWRDRLGKAAEWLGLPVEITVYDHHPEGGGDIPAKTQQIEAVGATTTLIAEALQQRQIRLTPAEATVMALGIHVDTGSLTYDHTTVRDAAALTWLMQEGATVQAIAAYVEPGLSPQLQDLLAIALDQLHTETVQGYRLAWVLLPTADYIPGLSSLTSHLTTLTESDMLLLAAQYGQVESGESEERLGESRLTVIGRSRGAVADLGALFKPLGGGGHPTAAAVTLRTSAPQATLTELVQRLRTAIPTPPTARSLMSSPVRTIRPDVTIAEAQRILLRYGHSGLSVVDEQDRLVGVISRRDLDIAFHHGFGHAPVKGYMTTNVKTITPSTPLPEIESLMVTYDIGRLPVLEGDRLVGIVTRTDVLRQVWQQREGEALNGTTGRGGLCPLPEAIWEMLGDRLVPALWDILRDTADLAAARGWQLYMVGGSVRDLLLQTHGPLLLPDIDLVVDGFHQAADQAAGVELARSLQQQHPEARLQVHGKFQTAALTWHHHPQLGSLWVDIATARTEFYPYPAANPEVEASSIRQDLYRRDFTINAMAIRLTQPRRGELLDFFGGILDLRDRQIRVLHANSFIEDPTRIYRAVRFAVRLGFTLDPQTEAQIRHAIASGVYFRIQEEMNRAPALQTRLRRELKFILEAPYWKAAIRQLADLDALRCLHPALTLDAELWRQLRLGDRWLTRFDPDHRLEHWLLLLEVAIAHLPADSATDAPEPAAPNDPSSVRERIAAGLQLPADSIQRLASLHAVETALDDFEQSMHHSAEPLRPSQIVRHFAAYDLPTLALLTVRSPRPRRRLIWHYLTVWSQVKPPLDGNDLKRLGYKPGKQFKPMLDRLLAATLDGELQGDPETLRQQAEHLLACQFPQR from the coding sequence ATGGATCTCATCCTCTGCCATACCACGGCTGATTTCGACACGCTGGGTGCGGCGGTCGGGCTGTCGCGGCTGTGGGCGGGGGCGAGGATTGTGCTGACCGGGGGCAGTCATCCTGCGGTCAAGGAATTTTTGGCACTGCACCGGGATGAGTATGCGCTGATCGAGCGGCGGGCCGTGAACCCGCAAAATATTCGGGCGATCGCCGTAGTAGACACACAATGGCGCGATCGCCTCGGCAAAGCAGCGGAATGGCTAGGTCTCCCGGTAGAAATCACCGTTTACGACCATCATCCAGAGGGCGGCGGCGACATTCCTGCCAAAACGCAGCAGATCGAAGCTGTCGGGGCAACCACGACCCTGATCGCGGAAGCTTTGCAGCAGCGCCAAATTCGCCTCACGCCTGCGGAAGCAACGGTGATGGCGCTGGGGATTCATGTCGATACGGGGTCGCTGACCTACGACCATACCACCGTGCGCGATGCGGCGGCGCTCACCTGGCTGATGCAGGAGGGTGCGACCGTGCAGGCGATCGCCGCCTATGTGGAACCGGGTCTGTCGCCCCAGCTTCAAGACTTGCTGGCGATCGCCCTCGATCAGCTCCACACCGAAACCGTGCAGGGCTATCGATTGGCGTGGGTGCTGCTGCCCACGGCAGACTATATTCCCGGCCTCTCCAGCCTGACCAGCCACCTGACCACGCTGACGGAAAGTGACATGCTGCTGCTGGCGGCGCAGTATGGCCAAGTTGAATCGGGCGAGTCGGAGGAACGCCTGGGCGAGTCGCGTCTGACGGTGATCGGGCGCAGTCGCGGCGCAGTGGCAGACCTGGGGGCCCTGTTCAAGCCGCTGGGTGGCGGGGGGCATCCCACGGCAGCGGCGGTAACGCTGCGAACGAGCGCTCCTCAAGCCACGCTAACGGAACTGGTGCAGCGGCTACGCACTGCGATTCCAACCCCGCCCACGGCCCGCAGCCTGATGTCGTCCCCCGTCCGCACCATTCGTCCCGATGTCACCATTGCCGAGGCCCAGCGAATTCTGTTGCGCTATGGGCATTCTGGTCTGTCGGTGGTAGACGAGCAGGATCGGCTGGTGGGCGTGATTTCTCGCCGCGATCTGGACATTGCCTTTCACCACGGCTTTGGGCACGCCCCGGTTAAGGGCTACATGACGACGAATGTGAAAACCATCACCCCTAGTACGCCGCTGCCAGAAATCGAATCGCTCATGGTGACCTACGACATTGGGCGACTGCCTGTGCTGGAGGGCGATCGCCTAGTGGGCATTGTGACGCGGACGGACGTGCTGCGGCAGGTGTGGCAGCAGCGGGAAGGCGAGGCGCTGAATGGCACAACCGGGCGCGGCGGCCTGTGTCCGCTGCCGGAGGCGATTTGGGAGATGCTGGGCGATCGCCTCGTGCCCGCCCTGTGGGACATTTTGCGAGACACGGCCGACCTAGCCGCAGCGCGGGGCTGGCAGCTATACATGGTGGGCGGGTCGGTGCGCGATTTGCTGCTGCAAACCCACGGGCCGCTGCTGTTGCCAGACATTGACTTAGTTGTAGACGGCTTTCACCAGGCGGCCGATCAGGCAGCAGGTGTAGAACTGGCGCGATCGCTCCAGCAGCAGCATCCCGAAGCCCGCCTCCAGGTTCACGGCAAATTTCAAACCGCCGCCCTCACCTGGCATCACCATCCCCAGCTTGGCTCGCTCTGGGTCGACATCGCCACCGCCCGCACCGAATTTTATCCCTACCCCGCTGCCAACCCCGAAGTCGAAGCCAGCTCAATTCGCCAGGATCTCTATCGCCGCGATTTCACCATCAACGCAATGGCAATTCGTCTGACCCAACCGCGCCGGGGGGAACTGCTCGACTTCTTCGGCGGCATTTTGGATTTGCGCGATCGCCAGATTCGAGTCCTCCACGCCAACAGCTTTATCGAAGACCCCACCCGCATCTATCGAGCGGTGCGCTTTGCTGTGCGCCTGGGGTTCACCCTCGACCCGCAAACGGAGGCGCAAATTCGCCATGCGATCGCCAGCGGGGTCTATTTCCGCATTCAGGAAGAAATGAACCGGGCCCCAGCGCTGCAAACCCGTCTGCGGCGCGAACTCAAGTTCATCCTGGAAGCGCCCTACTGGAAAGCAGCCATTCGGCAACTGGCTGACCTGGACGCACTGCGCTGCCTGCACCCCGCCCTGACGCTGGACGCAGAACTGTGGCGGCAACTGCGCTTGGGCGATCGCTGGCTGACCCGGTTTGACCCTGACCATCGGCTAGAACACTGGCTACTGCTGCTAGAAGTGGCGATCGCTCACCTGCCCGCCGATTCCGCCACAGACGCACCGGAACCTGCTGCACCCAACGATCCGTCTAGCGTCCGAGAGCGCATCGCCGCTGGACTCCAGCTTCCTGCCGACAGCATCCAGCGCCTCGCTAGCCTGCACGCCGTTGAAACTGCCCTGGATGACTTTGAGCAGTCAATGCACCACTCTGCCGAACCGCTGCGTCCCAGCCAGATCGTGCGCCACTTCGCCGCCTATGACCTGCCCACGCTGGCCCTGCTAACGGTTCGCAGCCCGCGCCCCCGCCGCCGCCTAATCTGGCACTATCTCACCGTCTGGTCGCAAGTGAAACCGCCCCTCGACGGCAACGACCTCAAGCGCCTTGGATACAAACCCGGCAAGCAGTTCAAACCCATGCTAGATAGGCTGTTGGCGGCGACGCTGGACGGCGAGTTGCAGGGCGACCCAGAGACCCTGCGCCAACAGGCAGAGCATCTCCTAGCTTGCCAATTTCCCCAGCGCTAG